In Paenibacillus algicola, a genomic segment contains:
- the glmU gene encoding bifunctional UDP-N-acetylglucosamine diphosphorylase/glucosamine-1-phosphate N-acetyltransferase GlmU, translated as MKRLAVVLAAGQGKRMKSKLYKVLHPVCGKPMVGHVLQTVEQVKSERTVVVVGHGAEAVRSYLGDAAEYVLQEQQLGTGHAVKQAKELIGQEEGSTIVICGDTPLVTPETLEGLLELHESNQAAVTILTAHMDNPKGYGRIIRSEKGDVLRIVEQKDCSPEEDAVCEINTGTYCFDNAKLFAALEKVTNQNAQQEYYLTDCISILKQSGDKVLGYQTEDEAESIGVNDRLALSQAEALMRERIARRHMLNGVTLIDPSSTYIGADVQIGSDTVIYPGTFLKGSTTVGSQCTLGPNSEIEDSSLADGVTVKYSVLCEAEVGAETSVGPYAYLRPGTKLGQNVKIGDFVEVKNAVIDDGSKVSHLSYIGDASVGKNVNVGCGAITVNYDGYNKSVTEIEDDAFIGSNVNLVAPVKVGKGAFVVAGSTITHSVAENDLAIARVRQENKPGYAEKIRSRAKAKKSSNSSSKPE; from the coding sequence TTGAAAAGATTAGCTGTAGTCCTCGCCGCTGGCCAGGGCAAACGAATGAAATCCAAATTATATAAAGTGCTGCACCCCGTCTGCGGGAAACCGATGGTGGGTCATGTGCTGCAAACGGTTGAACAAGTGAAATCGGAACGTACCGTCGTCGTGGTCGGGCATGGCGCGGAAGCTGTACGCTCTTATCTGGGTGATGCGGCGGAATATGTGCTGCAGGAGCAGCAGCTTGGAACTGGTCATGCTGTGAAGCAGGCCAAGGAGCTGATCGGTCAGGAGGAAGGCTCTACGATTGTTATTTGCGGTGATACCCCGCTCGTGACACCAGAGACGCTTGAGGGACTGCTGGAGCTGCATGAGAGCAATCAGGCGGCAGTCACCATTCTGACAGCCCATATGGACAACCCGAAGGGCTACGGACGGATTATCCGCAGCGAGAAGGGCGATGTGCTGCGCATTGTAGAGCAGAAGGATTGCAGTCCGGAAGAGGATGCGGTGTGCGAGATTAACACCGGTACCTATTGCTTCGATAATGCCAAGCTGTTCGCCGCGCTGGAGAAGGTCACGAACCAGAATGCTCAGCAGGAATATTATTTGACCGACTGTATCAGCATCCTGAAGCAATCTGGCGACAAGGTGCTGGGCTACCAGACAGAGGATGAGGCAGAGTCCATCGGCGTGAACGACCGTCTCGCTCTTTCGCAAGCCGAAGCTCTGATGCGGGAGCGCATTGCAAGACGTCATATGCTGAACGGAGTCACGCTGATCGATCCGTCCTCTACGTACATCGGGGCAGATGTTCAGATCGGCAGCGATACCGTGATTTATCCGGGAACGTTTCTGAAGGGAAGCACGACAGTCGGAAGTCAGTGTACGCTGGGACCTAACAGTGAGATTGAAGATTCTTCTCTCGCTGACGGCGTAACCGTGAAATATTCGGTACTGTGCGAAGCAGAGGTGGGGGCAGAAACGTCTGTCGGGCCTTATGCGTATCTTCGTCCGGGCACCAAGCTGGGCCAGAACGTCAAGATCGGTGACTTCGTGGAAGTGAAGAATGCCGTCATTGATGATGGCTCCAAGGTCTCTCACCTCAGCTACATCGGCGATGCCTCGGTAGGCAAGAACGTAAATGTCGGCTGCGGCGCGATAACCGTGAACTACGATGGTTATAATAAATCTGTTACTGAAATTGAAGATGATGCCTTTATCGGCAGCAATGTTAATCTTGTAGCCCCGGTAAAAGTGGGCAAGGGCGCATTCGTTGTAGCCGGCTCCACGATCACGCATTCCGTAGCGGAGAATGATCTGGCGATTGCCAGAGTGCGCCAGGAGAACAAGCCGGGATACGCCGAGAAAATCCGCTCCCGCGCCAAGGCCAAGAAGAGCAGCAATTCCTCGTCCAAGCCGGAGTGA
- a CDS encoding ribose-phosphate diphosphokinase produces the protein MTYLDSKLKIFTCNSNPKLAHQIADYIGIPMGDSLTTSFSDGEIQVKLSESVRGCHVYIVQSTCGPVNDNLMELLVMVDALKRASAKSINVVIPYYGYARQDRKARSRDPITAKLVANLIETAGAHRVICMDLHAMQIQGFFDIPVDHLLGVPIIAQYFRSKQIENPVVVSPDHGGVVRARKLADFLNAPLAIIDKRRPEPNVSEVMNIIGNIEGKTAILIDDIIDTAGTIVLGANALMEGGVKEVYACCTHPVLSGPAMERLENSPLKEVIVTDTIPITHPNPSSKLTVLSVAPLMGEAIIRVHEELSISKLFEIE, from the coding sequence ATGACTTATCTTGATTCCAAATTAAAAATTTTCACCTGTAACTCCAATCCCAAGCTGGCCCATCAAATCGCAGACTACATCGGCATTCCGATGGGCGATTCGCTGACCACCAGCTTCAGCGACGGCGAAATTCAAGTCAAGCTCTCCGAGAGCGTCCGCGGCTGTCATGTATATATCGTGCAGTCTACCTGCGGACCGGTCAACGATAACCTGATGGAGCTGCTCGTTATGGTGGATGCATTGAAGCGCGCATCGGCCAAGAGCATTAACGTTGTTATTCCTTACTACGGCTATGCCCGGCAGGACCGCAAGGCACGCTCGCGTGATCCAATCACAGCAAAGCTCGTAGCGAACCTGATCGAAACTGCTGGTGCTCACCGCGTCATCTGTATGGATTTGCATGCGATGCAGATCCAGGGCTTCTTCGATATTCCGGTAGACCATTTGCTGGGGGTGCCAATCATTGCCCAGTATTTCCGGTCCAAGCAAATCGAGAACCCGGTGGTCGTATCTCCAGACCATGGCGGTGTCGTCCGCGCCCGCAAGCTCGCTGATTTCCTGAATGCCCCGCTGGCGATTATCGACAAGCGCCGTCCGGAGCCGAATGTCAGCGAAGTGATGAACATTATCGGTAATATTGAAGGCAAGACCGCTATTCTGATCGATGATATTATTGATACAGCCGGCACCATTGTGCTGGGAGCCAATGCCTTGATGGAGGGCGGCGTGAAGGAAGTATACGCCTGCTGTACACATCCGGTGCTCTCCGGCCCGGCGATGGAGCGGCTGGAGAATTCGCCGCTGAAGGAAGTCATTGTGACGGATACGATTCCGATTACCCATCCAAACCCAAGCAGCAAGCTGACAGTATTGTCCGTAGCTCCGCTAATGGGCGAGGCTATTATCCGTGTCCATGAAGAGCTGTCCATCAGCAAGCTGTTCGAGATCGAATAA